In the Macadamia integrifolia cultivar HAES 741 unplaced genomic scaffold, SCU_Mint_v3 scaffold2664, whole genome shotgun sequence genome, one interval contains:
- the LOC122067008 gene encoding transport inhibitor response 1-like protein, which translates to MREEKTEMSEDEDMTVDLGGATGGGDGVTHEASSSQTCSCPSPFPDQVLEIVLENVLLFLTSRRDRNAVSLVCKSWYRAEAFTRSELFIGNCYAVSPRRAIERFRGVRSLMLKGKPRFADFSLVPPNWGAHFLPWVSTMATAYPWLEKVYLKRMSVTDGDLKLLANSFPGFKELVLVCCEGFGTSGLAAVASECSRLRVLDLIDDDVMDDEVDWISCFPETGTCLESLVFDCVECPVNFESLEQLVAGSPSLRRLKLNRHVSLGQLHRLMVRAPQLTHLGTGSFSLSEHPAQEDQEANLSEAFATCKSLVCLSGFRDIVPSYLPTIHPACAKLTSLNLSYANINAEQLKSVICHCHKLQTFWVLDSVCDEGLQAVAATCKELHELRVFPMDAREDGEGFVSEVGLLAISQGCRKLRSILYFCQEMSNAAVVAMSQNCPELVVFRLCIMGRHRPDHVTGEPMDEGFGAIVMNCKKLMRLAVSGLLTDKAFSYIGKYGKLIRTLSVAFAGDSDMGLTYVLEGCPKLQKLEIRDSPFGDSALLSGLHHYYNMRFLWMSSCKLSLEGCKEVARMMPHLVVEVIRDRDEVDTTDDAVEKLYMYRSLEGHRLDVPSYVTIL; encoded by the exons ATGAGAGAGGAGAAGACTGAAATGTCGGAAGACGAGGACATGACGGTGGATCTTGGTGGTGCCACTGGTGGCGGCGATGGCGTAACCCATGAGGCATCATCCAGCCAGACTTGCAGCTGTCCCTCGCCTTTCCCCGATCAAGTTCTCGAGATCGTTCTCGAGAACGTGCTTCTCTTCCTGACATCTCGCCGCGACCGCAACGCTGTCTCACTCGTCTGCAAGTCTTGGTACAGGGCCGAGGCGTTCACTCGGTCTGAACTCTTTATCGGAAACTGTTACGCCGTGTCGCCTCGCAGGGCGATCGAGAGGTTTCGAGGGGTGAGGTCTTTGATGCTCAAGGGGAAGCCGCGGTTCGCTGATTTCAGTTTGGTACCTCCGAATTGGGGTGCTCACTTCTTGCCCTGGGTTTCTACTATGGCGACTGCTTATCCCTGGTTGGAAAAGGTTTACCTGAAGCGTATGTCGGTCACCGATGGCGATTTGAAACTTCTCGCTAATTCCTTTCCGGGTTTTAAGGAGCTCGTGCTCGTTTGCTGTGAAGGATTTGGCACCAGCGGCCTTGCTGCTGTGGCCAGCGAGTGCAG TCGACTTCGTGTGCTTGATCTGATCGATGACGATGTTATGGATGATGAAGTTGACTGGATATCCTGTTTCCCAGAGACTGGGACATGTCTTGAATCTCTCGTATTTGACTGTGTCGAATGCCCTGTGAACTTTGAATCATTGGAACAACTGGTGGCTGGATCTCCTTCTTTGAGGAGGCTTAAATTGAATCGACATGTCTCCCTTGGGCAACTCCATCGCCTGATGGTCCGAGCTCCACAGCTCACTCATCTCGGAACAGGGTCTTTCAGCCTGTCAGAGCACCCTGCACAAGAAGATCAAGAAGCAAATCTCTCTGAGGCTTTTGCTACATGCAAATCCCTAGTCTGTCTCTCAGGATTCAGGGATATTGTGCCGAGCTATCTCCCCACAATCCATCCAGCCTGTGCTAAACTCACCTCTCTCAATCTGAGCTATGCCAACATCAATGCCGAACAACTCAAATCAGTTATCTGTCACTGCCATAAGCTTCAAACCTTCTGG GTACTTGACTCTGTATGTGATGAAGGGCTTCAGGCTGTGGCTGCTACTTGCAAGGAACTCCATGAGCTTCGAGTCTTCCCCATGGATGCCCGTGAAGATGGTGAAGGATTTGTTTCTGAAGTGGGCCTTCTTGCAATTTCTCAGGGCTGTAGGAAGTTGCGATCCATATTATATTTCTGCCAGGAAATGAGCAATGCAGCTGTGGTGGCTATGTCACAGAACTGTCCTGAGCTTGTGGTTTTCCGTCTCTGTATAATGGGACGCCACCGGCCTGACCATGTGACTGGTGAACCCATGGATGAAGGGTTTGGAGCCATTGTAATGAACTGTAAGAAGCTGATGAGACTTGCTGTGTCTGGTTTACTCACTGACAAGGCCTTCAGTTACATTGGGAAGTATGGGAAATTGATCCGCACCCTATCTGTTGCATTTGCGGGAGACAGTGATATGGGATTGACGTATGTGCTTGAGGGCTGCCCTAAATTGCAGAAGCTTGAGATCAGAGACAGCCCATTTGGGGATTCGGCATTGCTTTCAGGTTTGCACCACTATTACAACATGAGGTTCTTGTGGATGTCTTCATGTAAACTATCTCTTGAAGGCTGTAAAGAGGTTGCTCGGATGATGCCTCACCTGGTGGTTGAAGTTATTAGGGACCGGGATGAAGTGGATACGACCGATGATGCCGTTGAGAAGCTATATATGTACCGCTCCCTTGAAGGGCACAGGCTTGATGTTCCATCATATGTGACAATCTTGTAG